GATGAGGGTTTCTAAAATCGAAAAGTATAAAAGCGACGGAAGCATCAAAGAAGGAATAATTTATGGTAAAAACGGAAAAGTTCTACAGGAGCAGAAAAGAGGTAAAAAAGATGGCTCTAAAACAACCTATGATGAATCCGGAAAGAAAATAGCCGATCTTACTTATCAATATGAAAAAGAGAATGATACCTACAAACCTATGGATGGTGAAGATTATCAGTTCGCCTATGATTACAGCCATATCTCAACCGTAGATATTTATAAAGGAGGTTTACAGGTTCTTAATAAAGAATTTAATGAAGATGGAAAACTTACTACAGAAAAAATCCTAAAAGAGGGCTCAACCCAGGAGATTAAATATTATGCTCCGGATGGAAAGCTAAAATCTACATTAACGTATAAGGATGATATGCCTTACAATGGTATTGCCCACGAAGGTCTTACCGAAATGCAGTATAAAGATGGTGTTCTGGTAAATACAAGAAATTATACGGATGAGAATAAGCTGAAGTTTGAAAAGAAACTAAACGCTAAGCAAACCGCTTATGATGCAACAGTATATGACAATAAAGGAACTATTTTATATACTTATAACCAACCTGTAAATGAAGAAGAGTATGACTACAGCTTCACGGCTCAGATTGTACAATATGTAAAAGGTAAACCTGCCAACAAGTCTTCTGTAAAAGGAGGTATTCTTCAAAGCGGAAAAATCAGAATAAAAGACTATTATGGAGCAAAGGAGCTTGAACGTAATGGAAAATGGATTTTATTAAAGGTTTATAATGCAGACGGAAAACTTGTTCAGGATTCTAAAATCCTGGCCGACACCGGTGATAATTACTTGTCTAGTGATAGCAATACTGTCATTCAGGAAGATCAATTGTACAGTGTTGTTGATTAATCAACAGATCATTTGAATATAGAGCAGTTTCAGTTTTTGGAACTGCTTTTTTATTTTGTTCTCGCAGATCACTCAGATTTCGCAGATGATGTAGCCTTGTCAAGGTTTAAAACCTTGACAAGGCTCACACCTAAAGTTTTTATTGAGAATGGAATATTTTAATTCTTTAGCAAACACATAGATTTCGCAGATGTCTATGAGGATTTGAATCATTAAGAAAATGAAATTTTAAGGTAAGTGAAACTTCATTTAAGAGGTGTCTTAATAGGGAGATGTAAGATTCTAAATCTGTGGGAAATTTAATACAACACAAAACAGGCTGTCATTTTTTGACAGCCTGTATACTTCATGGTTATGTTATGTCGTTACTGAATAATCAGTTTTAAAGTAAATAGTTTTCTTGCGTGAACTTTTACAAAATACACTCCTTTTGGAAGGTTTTCATTCACTAAAGAGAAGCGCTGATTATGAATATTCTTTGATTCATACAGTAATTCTCCTGCTGCTGATACCAGCTCAATTTTATCAATGGGATAATCACTTTTGATGAAGGTTGGCTCACCCGGTTTTGTAGGGTTTGGATACAGGATTACATTTTTCTCTGTACTTTTTGCCTCCTCTACTCCTAAAGATCCTGAACTTACCTGAAACTGTACCCTGTTTGAAACTTCCGTATAAGAATCGTTGGTAAACATCACCATATAATAATTTCCAGGTGTGGCTGGCACGCCGTTCACACTTCCTGTAATTGCTTTGGTTCCCTGTGTTACCCCATCAAAATACGTATAAGAAACAAAATTATCATCCGGTGTCTGAATATTCTGAGGATAGATTCCTAACCAGTCTTTAATAATTCCCGGAGAATCCGTCCAGGAAGCTGTAATATTTTCACCTAATGAATACACAGGCTTGTTGATCCACAACTCGGTAACGATATCTCCTACTTTAAAGAATACTTTTTCTCCAATTCCATTGTATCCGTCTTCCAATAAGTACTGAGCATAATAATATCCTTTTGGAAGCCCTGTA
This Chryseobacterium sp. G0162 DNA region includes the following protein-coding sequences:
- a CDS encoding membrane-binding protein, with product MKKLFTSALLALVLSINVYAQEKTYFDENWEKTTQEKMEYYRETSPKGKLTLIKDFYKNGTLQMEGLASDITPSNEVFDGKVTWYTPEGKVMSVVNYSKGKQLGASQNYDAKGKLIEDLVYKADGTFSGKSFSYKDPENEYYYNTLTVYENSTPTQTIIYDEDIKGIRTESIIGKDGRYENKYYGEKGKYIGSGNSESNSESTQVDYYYNPMRVSKIEKYKSDGSIKEGIIYGKNGKVLQEQKRGKKDGSKTTYDESGKKIADLTYQYEKENDTYKPMDGEDYQFAYDYSHISTVDIYKGGLQVLNKEFNEDGKLTTEKILKEGSTQEIKYYAPDGKLKSTLTYKDDMPYNGIAHEGLTEMQYKDGVLVNTRNYTDENKLKFEKKLNAKQTAYDATVYDNKGTILYTYNQPVNEEEYDYSFTAQIVQYVKGKPANKSSVKGGILQSGKIRIKDYYGAKELERNGKWILLKVYNADGKLVQDSKILADTGDNYLSSDSNTVIQEDQLYSVVD